A segment of the Symmachiella macrocystis genome:
CAGATTCAAAAACTGTGCCAGCGCTTAGATCTGCAATACGATCCGAGTTTCGAAACCGAATGGGTGAACTACTCCAAAGTCACCGGCGACATGAACCAAAACCGCGCAGAGACGGCGATCAAAAAATTGCCCCGGCGGGATTTCGAACCCGAACTGCTGCAGCAATGCGAAGCCAACGCCGACTATTGGAAGTCGCTGGAGTTATTGGGATTTGCACATCCCGAAGGGGTCGTGGAAAGCGCGCCGACGGCGATTGCCGCCCCGAATTTTCTCTCGCACGTCTCCACAACGGAACAAACGTCGTCGATGTTTCAACAAGAGACACAGTCCTGATTGAACGGTCCAAATTCAACGGTGGCAGCATGTTTGACATCACGTCCATACTGGGCGACGCGCTTTCGGAAATCACCATCGTCGATATCGGTGCAATGGATGTCGGCGGCGAGATGCCGTTTCAGTCGCTGCTCGATCGCGGTTTTGCACATCTGGTGGGATTCGAACCGATTGACCAGGAATGCGAAAAGCTGAATCAACAATCGGCGGACCATCTGACGTATCTGCCGAATTTTGTGGGCGACGGCAATGTCCATCCGTTTTACATCACCCAGGCAGCGATGTCTTCGTCGTTGTACGAACCCAATCGGCCGCTGTTGGGCCACTTTCAGCACCTAGAAGAATACATGAGGGTCGTGCAGACCGCACAGGTGCAAACGCGGCGGTTGGATGAGATTGCCGAAGTGGGTGACGTGGATCTGCTCAAAGTCGATGTCGATGGTGCGGAGCTTGATGTTTTTCGCGGCGCGCCGCGCGTGTTGGAAGATACACTCGTAGTGCAAACCGAAGTTCATTTCGTGCCACTCTACAAACAAGCGCCATTGTTCGCCGATGTGGATAGCCATTTGCGCGAGCAGGGATTTTTGTTTCACCAATTCGAAGGACATGCGGGTCGCGCGTTTAAGCCGTTGATGCTCAGCAACCAACCGTTTCGCGGATTTGGACAATGGCTGTGGGCCGATGCGGTGTATGTCAAAAGTTTTGAGTCCTTTGGTGAATTAACGGCCGACAAACTCCTCAAACTGGCGGTGATCCTGCACGAGGTCTATCGCTCCTACGATATGGCGGCGTTGGCGCTGCGACATTACGACGCCTTGACCGGCGCCAACATGCAACCGACCTATCTAAACCGGCTCGCCAGCGGGAACACCGCCGCAGCCTGACAGCGACTTTCACAAGAATCGAATCCGGCTATGCAGAACAGCTCCCCCGACATCCACGACGCCTTGCGGCTGCATCAAGCGGGCGAACTCGGGCAAGCGACGTCGATCTATCGGCAGGTGTTGTCGATCGATCCGCGCAACGCCGATGCACTGCATTTGTTGGGAGTGGTCGCCTTTCAAAAAGGCGCGCATCAGGAGGCGATTGAATCGATTCAACAAGCGATCGATGTTTCGCCGACCTCGGCCGTCTATCACAACAATCTCGGAGCTGCGCAGCGCGAATTGGCGTTGCTTGACGCAGCGATTGTGAGTTTTGAACGGGCGGCGGAACTCGATGCGAATTACGTCGAGGCTCGCTTCAACCTCGGCAATGCATTGCAAGCTGCCGGTCGACTGGCCGAAGCGGTGACTGCCTACCGGTTGGTGCTGCAGGTACAACCTGAGCATCTCAATGCGCTGAATAATCTTGGAGCGGCACTGCAAACGCAAGGCGATCTTGCGGGAGCGACCGAATGTTTTCAACGCGTCCTGGCCCTCGATGACACCAACGCGGACAGTTGGCACAATTTCGGTCTTTGCCTCGATGCCCAGGACCGCCTCACCGAAGCTGAGGAATGCTTTCGCCGCGCGTTGTCGTGCCGTCCGCAATTTACCGATGCCTACAACAGCCTCGGTTCGGCGCTGCGGATTCAAGGCCGCGTTGATGAGGCTCGTGCTTGTTTCGAACAAGTTTTATCGCTCGACCCACGGCACCATTTGGCGCAATCCAATGCGTTGATGACATTGGACTATGCGGCCGACGTTTGCCCGCAAGAAATCCACCAGCGCCGCTGCCAATGGGGCGACGAGGTTGCCGCACAAATTGCCCCACATCAAACGCATCACAGCAGCGAGATCAATGGCGGGATCATCAAAATCGGTTACATCTCACCCGATTTTCGAGAACATGCGGTGGCGAGTTTTATTCAACCGATACTTGCCAATCATTGCACCGAGTTTGAAGTCCTCTGCTACGCCGATGTTGCCGTCCCCGATAACATGACGCAGCATTTGCAATCTTTGGTGGAAACTTGGCGTAATATCTACGGCATGAGTGACGAACACGTCGCGCAACAAATCGCAGCGGATCGCGTTGATATTCTGGTGGATCTGGCAGGACACACGGCGCGGCATCGGCTGCGCGTTTTTGCCCGCAAACCGGCGCCGATTCAGGTGAATTATCTGGGAGACTCCACCACGACCGGACTGGCGACCATGGACTATCGTATCAGCGATGCTTGGGCTGATCCGTGGTTTAGCGACGAGTATTGCCGCGAGACGTTAATCCGTCTGCCGGGCGGGTTCCTCTGTTTCGCCCCGCCCGAAGCAGCGCCGGAAGTCGCTGAGTTGCCGTGTACGCAAAACGGGTATATCACGTTCGGTTCATTCAATAGTCTCGCTAAAATCACGCCCGACGTAATGCGCACCTGGGCGGAATTATTACGGCAGATGCCCGAATCGCGGTTGTGTTTAAAAAACGGCGCACTGCGTGACGAATCAGTCCGCACGCGCATGACACAACGATTCGAGGAACTCGACATCCCCGCACATCGACTGGAATTGTTGGGCCACGTCGAAGACGCTACGGAGCATTTGGCGCTGTACAACAGAATCGACATCGGTCTGGATACGTTTCCCTATGGGGGCACCACGACGACTTGCGAGGCATTGTGGATGGGCGTACCGGTGGTGACCCTGTCGGGCGCTACGCACGTCAGTCGCGTCGGCACAAGTTTGTTGTCGCAGTTGGGTCTGAACAAGCTGGTGGCTCATGACGAAGCGGAGTACGTGCAAATCGCCGGCGAATTGGCGCGCGATGAACAACGGCTCACCATCCTCCGCAGCGGACTTCGTGACGCCATGCTACGCTCATCCCTGTGCAACGCCGCCGGGTTCACACACCGCTTGGAAATGGCTTATCAAGCGATGTGGCAACAATGGTGCGCATCTTGTGAAACCGCCCCCATCGTCTGCGCGGGGTAAGTCCGCCGCAATATCTCAGTGGATAGGGTACAATATGTCAGCGTGCCACAGTTCTCGCTTCGGTGTCGAACGGAACAATGCCATCGACAAGATAGACGCCCCAACGACGTTCTTGGCCATCAACTATCATTAAGATTTCCGCCGGGCCAGCTTCCAATTCAATCTTATCACGAGGGACAATCCGCCCGGGGCCGACCTTAGCCAAGCGCCATGATTGTCCGTTCGCTTCAAGAAACAACTGCA
Coding sequences within it:
- a CDS encoding FkbM family methyltransferase: MFDITSILGDALSEITIVDIGAMDVGGEMPFQSLLDRGFAHLVGFEPIDQECEKLNQQSADHLTYLPNFVGDGNVHPFYITQAAMSSSLYEPNRPLLGHFQHLEEYMRVVQTAQVQTRRLDEIAEVGDVDLLKVDVDGAELDVFRGAPRVLEDTLVVQTEVHFVPLYKQAPLFADVDSHLREQGFLFHQFEGHAGRAFKPLMLSNQPFRGFGQWLWADAVYVKSFESFGELTADKLLKLAVILHEVYRSYDMAALALRHYDALTGANMQPTYLNRLASGNTAAA
- a CDS encoding O-linked N-acetylglucosamine transferase family protein yields the protein MQNSSPDIHDALRLHQAGELGQATSIYRQVLSIDPRNADALHLLGVVAFQKGAHQEAIESIQQAIDVSPTSAVYHNNLGAAQRELALLDAAIVSFERAAELDANYVEARFNLGNALQAAGRLAEAVTAYRLVLQVQPEHLNALNNLGAALQTQGDLAGATECFQRVLALDDTNADSWHNFGLCLDAQDRLTEAEECFRRALSCRPQFTDAYNSLGSALRIQGRVDEARACFEQVLSLDPRHHLAQSNALMTLDYAADVCPQEIHQRRCQWGDEVAAQIAPHQTHHSSEINGGIIKIGYISPDFREHAVASFIQPILANHCTEFEVLCYADVAVPDNMTQHLQSLVETWRNIYGMSDEHVAQQIAADRVDILVDLAGHTARHRLRVFARKPAPIQVNYLGDSTTTGLATMDYRISDAWADPWFSDEYCRETLIRLPGGFLCFAPPEAAPEVAELPCTQNGYITFGSFNSLAKITPDVMRTWAELLRQMPESRLCLKNGALRDESVRTRMTQRFEELDIPAHRLELLGHVEDATEHLALYNRIDIGLDTFPYGGTTTTCEALWMGVPVVTLSGATHVSRVGTSLLSQLGLNKLVAHDEAEYVQIAGELARDEQRLTILRSGLRDAMLRSSLCNAAGFTHRLEMAYQAMWQQWCASCETAPIVCAG